One stretch of Micromonospora cremea DNA includes these proteins:
- a CDS encoding helix-turn-helix transcriptional regulator, with translation MASDVDTAPLVGRAELVQTVRSALLGDVAHGQTAAVFLTGESGVGKTRLLGEIGARLRDQGALVLTGSCLDIGDASPLHPLLQALRRFDADLSTSQARTSSAVRGLLQMFADETAGPDGAGALLERVSRGLHLIAEGRPLVLILDDLQWVDRSTRQLLLYLLAGLGDLQLSVLAAVRAESLQGAHPLRRVLTELRRLRTVRVLDLAPLDRAGTERLATAVVGRELAVDAAEQVWQRSGGNPFVIEELARDLRDGRDGLSETLREIFLARVDALPQHAHAVVHAVAAGVEPVEHWLLAQVLRLPEEELIEAARAAVAHRLLVGADDGYRLRHRLVAEVLAHELLPAERSGLHRRYAEALTAAPAELHQARLAHHWRLAGEPARALPAAVAAAQEAERLHGYAEAHRHWSAALQLAGDPGTPGVDRVELLGHAAEAAHHCGEHARALALLEELAAVRGNEPSCALHIRRARYLAAAGRSALAEEEYQRALEAADCSPGERATAAAHLAELLLHLGRYADAGQRAREALALAATVEGATTEVVLASSALGFSEAYLEDPDAGLAVMRQALDTAERAGRPEDVACAYLHLAELLTGPLNILEEGVVVARRGAERVAELGLGRTWETRLLAIATNGLFRVGQWAEAEKVVAAALRHRPSGADAVELLLARCRLSVGYGDIEAADRDLDAVAMVLAGGGARHVIPLLTLRAGLAMWEGRHDVARQAVQRGLTESRSDDVTILSALVWHGLRAEAEAHASRTVAVDPTAVRRLRDVAERVARKSASAARPVRSVVDGFLALCAAEVSRLDGSDPELWASSVAEWDRRNHPYPAAYSRLRQAEALLARRSRVATAAKLLREAYRVAQGLGAVPLTSEIRELAGRARVSLEEREAGDRARGAAPAEPVADELAALTAREREVLALVAEGLTNKEIGQRLFISERTIGVHVSHIFDKLQVRTRVQASAIQLRNRRG, from the coding sequence ATGGCCAGCGATGTGGACACCGCACCGCTCGTGGGCCGGGCCGAGCTGGTGCAGACGGTTCGGTCCGCTTTGCTCGGTGACGTCGCGCACGGGCAGACCGCCGCCGTCTTCCTGACCGGTGAGAGCGGTGTGGGCAAGACCCGGCTGCTCGGCGAGATCGGCGCGCGGCTGCGGGACCAGGGCGCGTTGGTGCTGACCGGCAGCTGCCTGGACATCGGTGACGCCTCCCCGCTGCACCCGCTGCTGCAGGCACTGCGGCGCTTCGACGCTGACCTGTCCACCTCGCAGGCGCGCACCTCCTCGGCCGTACGCGGGCTGTTGCAGATGTTCGCCGACGAGACCGCCGGTCCGGACGGCGCGGGCGCGCTGCTGGAGCGGGTCTCCCGGGGGCTGCACCTGATCGCCGAGGGCCGGCCGCTGGTGCTGATCCTGGACGACCTCCAGTGGGTCGACCGGAGCACCCGCCAGCTGCTGCTCTACCTGCTGGCCGGGCTCGGCGACCTTCAGCTCTCGGTGCTGGCCGCGGTCCGCGCCGAGTCGTTGCAGGGCGCACACCCGCTGCGTCGGGTGCTCACCGAGCTCCGTCGACTGCGGACGGTGCGGGTGCTCGACCTGGCCCCGCTGGACCGGGCCGGCACCGAACGGCTCGCCACCGCGGTGGTCGGCCGGGAGCTCGCCGTCGACGCGGCCGAGCAGGTGTGGCAGCGCAGCGGCGGCAACCCGTTCGTCATCGAGGAGCTGGCCCGCGACCTGCGCGACGGCCGGGACGGGCTGTCCGAGACGCTACGTGAGATCTTCCTGGCCCGGGTCGACGCGCTGCCCCAGCACGCGCACGCCGTGGTGCACGCGGTGGCCGCCGGCGTCGAGCCGGTGGAGCACTGGCTGCTGGCCCAGGTGCTCCGGCTGCCGGAGGAGGAGCTGATCGAGGCGGCCCGCGCCGCGGTGGCGCACCGGCTGCTGGTCGGCGCCGACGACGGCTACCGGCTGCGGCACAGGCTGGTGGCCGAGGTCCTGGCGCACGAGCTGCTTCCGGCCGAGCGCTCCGGGTTGCACCGTCGCTACGCCGAGGCCCTGACCGCCGCGCCGGCCGAGCTGCACCAGGCCCGACTGGCGCACCACTGGCGGCTGGCCGGCGAACCGGCCCGGGCGTTGCCGGCGGCGGTGGCCGCCGCGCAGGAGGCCGAGCGGCTGCACGGCTACGCCGAGGCGCACCGGCACTGGTCGGCGGCGCTGCAGCTGGCCGGCGACCCCGGCACGCCGGGTGTGGACCGGGTCGAGCTGCTCGGGCACGCCGCCGAGGCGGCCCACCACTGTGGGGAGCACGCTCGGGCGCTGGCCCTGCTGGAGGAGCTGGCCGCGGTGCGGGGCAACGAGCCGAGCTGCGCGCTGCACATCCGCCGGGCCCGCTACCTGGCCGCCGCCGGGCGCTCGGCGCTGGCCGAGGAGGAGTACCAGCGGGCGTTGGAGGCGGCGGACTGCTCCCCGGGTGAGCGGGCCACCGCCGCCGCGCACCTGGCCGAGCTGCTGCTGCACCTCGGCCGGTACGCCGACGCCGGCCAGCGGGCCCGGGAGGCCCTGGCGCTGGCCGCCACGGTGGAGGGAGCCACCACCGAGGTGGTGCTGGCCAGCTCGGCGCTCGGCTTCAGCGAGGCATACCTGGAAGACCCGGACGCCGGGCTGGCGGTGATGCGCCAGGCGCTCGACACCGCCGAGCGCGCCGGCCGGCCGGAGGACGTGGCCTGCGCGTACCTGCACCTGGCGGAGCTGCTGACCGGTCCGCTGAACATCCTTGAGGAGGGGGTGGTGGTGGCCCGCCGGGGCGCCGAGCGGGTGGCCGAGCTGGGGTTGGGCCGCACCTGGGAGACCCGGCTGCTGGCCATCGCCACCAACGGGCTGTTCCGGGTGGGCCAGTGGGCCGAGGCGGAGAAGGTGGTCGCCGCCGCGCTCCGGCACCGCCCGTCGGGCGCGGACGCCGTCGAGCTGCTGCTGGCCCGGTGCCGGCTCTCGGTGGGCTACGGCGACATCGAGGCCGCCGACCGGGACCTCGACGCGGTGGCCATGGTGCTCGCGGGCGGCGGGGCCCGGCACGTCATCCCCCTGCTCACCCTGCGCGCCGGGCTGGCCATGTGGGAGGGCCGGCACGACGTGGCGCGGCAGGCGGTGCAGCGCGGCCTGACCGAGAGCCGCTCCGACGACGTGACCATCCTCTCGGCGCTGGTCTGGCACGGCCTGCGCGCCGAGGCGGAGGCGCACGCCAGCCGCACGGTGGCGGTCGACCCGACGGCGGTGCGCCGGCTGCGGGACGTCGCCGAACGGGTGGCGCGCAAGAGCGCGTCCGCGGCCCGTCCGGTGCGATCGGTGGTGGATGGCTTCCTGGCGCTCTGCGCCGCCGAGGTGAGTCGACTCGACGGCAGCGACCCGGAGCTGTGGGCCAGCTCGGTCGCCGAGTGGGACCGGCGCAACCACCCCTACCCGGCGGCGTACTCGCGGCTGCGGCAGGCCGAGGCGTTGTTGGCGCGGCGCAGCCGGGTGGCCACCGCCGCCAAGCTGCTGCGCGAGGCGTACCGGGTGGCGCAGGGGTTGGGCGCGGTGCCGTTGACCTCGGAGATCCGGGAGCTGGCCGGGCGGGCCCGGGTGTCGCTGGAGGAGCGCGAGGCCGGCGACCGTGCGCGGGGCGCGGCCCCGGCCGAGCCGGTCGCCGACGAGCTGGCGGCGCTCACCGCGCGGGAGCGGGAGGTGCTCGCGCTGGTCGCCGAGGGACTGACCAACAAGGAGATCGGGCAGCGGCTGTTCATCAGCGAGCGGACCATCGGTGTGCACGTGTCGCACATCTTCGACAAGCTCCAGGTCCGTACCCGGGTCCAGGCCAGCGCCATCCAGTTGCGCAACCGGCGCGGCTGA
- a CDS encoding AAA family ATPase, which produces MTTIVTQRTTAPHWPVPEERRTVTVLFADIVGSTALVDRLDPEDVRALQRAYFDTVAGVLHRWQGVVEKYVGDAVMALFGARHSDGFDAYRAVRAGLEIQAALDRRPMVGDIALRVRVGVATGEVVVDLASAVNGGHGVASGAVITTAARLQEYAPPGAVALCAATARATAGLIAQRQLAPVPGTGRVPPVPIWHAVGPVRPSADPHDGPLIGRRRELATVRDQLSRAVREHNPRWVSLVGPTGSGRSRLLHELTSSLTTVDGVAVRWCVATCQPYPDQVLAPVADLLRVLTGIRHGDGPAVVRDRLTATLAPLLPPSRVAAAVPALERLLATPDGSAAALAGAAACRDALLRLAARRPLIVAVDDLDRAASAVSRFLHALFTAATARGLPLAVVTLHQPHWADTRPGAARRVAVRPLATVQSGRLLRLLLTRAGQPVALVDRLLPVVGGRPGHAAAYVRSIVDGADPATLPLPDEVRRAVGAELDRLDGERRAVLMAAATLGGVITGAAVDRALGWTPGRSAPALRGLVAAGLLLPRRAGGYAFAAPALRRVAAERLPRALRAAFAHRAANVAHPAPPDAVAQDARSAPDRPAAVGADKAVPATHRADTAVSAAQRTEARGSTVRRTDASGSVAHRAEVAGSVAHRTPAAGSAARAQVSARAEVVPLNSARSRAHRLDAVFAALAAWPATSTAPAGSRRHSGTPAAAPPPRTDPPAPVRRLRTAASADDVSPARSSPALAPALATSAAPMPPATAGSDRRSSVDPPLASVRAAPAARGSSGPRRTPPPGALTVVHGATGAARAVPRPPLIHPLDGLAASA; this is translated from the coding sequence ATGACCACCATCGTCACGCAGCGGACCACCGCCCCACACTGGCCGGTGCCGGAGGAGAGACGCACGGTGACCGTGCTCTTCGCCGACATCGTCGGCTCCACCGCCCTGGTGGACCGACTGGACCCGGAGGACGTCCGGGCGCTGCAACGGGCCTACTTCGACACCGTCGCCGGCGTGCTGCACCGCTGGCAGGGGGTGGTCGAGAAGTATGTCGGCGACGCGGTGATGGCTCTCTTCGGCGCACGGCACTCCGATGGCTTCGACGCGTACCGCGCGGTCCGCGCCGGATTGGAGATCCAGGCCGCGCTGGACCGCCGGCCGATGGTGGGTGACATCGCGCTGCGGGTGCGGGTCGGCGTGGCCACCGGCGAGGTGGTGGTCGACCTGGCCAGCGCGGTCAACGGCGGTCACGGCGTGGCCAGCGGCGCGGTCATCACCACCGCGGCCCGCCTGCAGGAGTACGCGCCACCCGGCGCCGTCGCGCTCTGTGCGGCCACCGCCCGGGCCACCGCCGGTCTGATCGCCCAGCGTCAACTGGCACCGGTGCCGGGCACCGGGCGGGTGCCGCCGGTGCCGATCTGGCACGCCGTCGGCCCGGTACGCCCGAGTGCCGACCCGCACGACGGCCCGCTGATCGGCCGCCGTCGCGAGCTGGCCACCGTGCGGGACCAGCTGAGCCGGGCGGTCCGCGAGCACAACCCGCGCTGGGTGTCCCTGGTCGGTCCGACGGGCAGCGGTCGTAGCCGTCTGCTGCACGAGCTGACCTCGTCGCTGACCACGGTGGACGGGGTGGCCGTGCGCTGGTGCGTGGCGACCTGCCAGCCGTACCCGGATCAGGTGCTGGCGCCGGTCGCCGACCTGCTCCGCGTACTCACCGGGATCCGCCACGGCGACGGCCCGGCAGTGGTTCGGGACCGGTTGACGGCGACCCTGGCACCGCTGCTCCCGCCGTCCCGGGTCGCTGCGGCGGTCCCGGCGCTGGAACGGTTGCTGGCCACCCCGGACGGCTCGGCGGCCGCGCTGGCCGGCGCCGCGGCGTGCCGCGATGCCCTGCTGCGCCTGGCCGCCCGACGGCCGCTGATCGTGGCCGTGGACGACCTGGACCGGGCCGCGTCCGCGGTGAGCCGGTTCCTGCACGCGCTGTTCACCGCCGCCACGGCACGCGGGCTGCCGCTGGCCGTGGTCACCCTGCACCAGCCGCACTGGGCCGACACGCGACCCGGCGCGGCCCGGCGGGTGGCGGTCCGGCCCCTGGCCACGGTGCAGAGCGGGCGGCTGCTGCGCCTCCTGCTGACCCGGGCGGGGCAACCGGTGGCGCTGGTCGACCGGCTGCTGCCGGTGGTGGGTGGCCGTCCCGGGCACGCGGCGGCGTACGTGCGTTCCATCGTCGACGGTGCCGACCCGGCGACGCTCCCGCTGCCCGACGAGGTGCGCCGGGCCGTCGGCGCGGAGCTGGACCGGCTCGACGGCGAGCGGCGAGCGGTGCTGATGGCCGCTGCCACCCTCGGCGGCGTGATCACCGGCGCGGCGGTGGACCGCGCGCTCGGCTGGACACCCGGCCGGTCCGCACCGGCGCTGCGCGGCCTCGTCGCCGCCGGGCTGCTGCTCCCCCGCCGCGCCGGTGGGTACGCCTTCGCCGCACCCGCTCTGCGCCGGGTCGCTGCCGAGCGGCTGCCCCGCGCGCTGCGGGCCGCCTTCGCCCACCGCGCGGCCAACGTCGCCCACCCCGCCCCGCCGGATGCGGTCGCGCAGGACGCCCGCTCCGCCCCCGACCGGCCGGCCGCGGTCGGCGCCGACAAGGCCGTCCCCGCCACGCACCGCGCGGACACCGCCGTCTCCGCCGCACAGCGGACCGAGGCTCGCGGCTCCACCGTGCGCCGCACGGACGCTTCCGGCTCCGTCGCGCACCGCGCGGAGGTCGCCGGCTCCGTCGCGCACCGCACGCCTGCTGCCGGCTCCGCCGCGCGCGCGCAGGTCAGCGCTCGGGCGGAGGTCGTGCCGCTCAACTCCGCCCGATCCCGGGCCCACCGCCTCGACGCCGTCTTCGCGGCACTGGCCGCGTGGCCGGCCACGTCGACTGCTCCGGCGGGGTCGCGCCGGCACTCCGGCACGCCGGCGGCTGCCCCGCCGCCCCGGACCGACCCTCCGGCGCCCGTGCGGCGGCTCCGGACGGCCGCCTCGGCGGATGACGTGTCCCCGGCCCGATCGTCCCCCGCCCTCGCCCCGGCCCTGGCGACCTCGGCCGCACCGATGCCGCCGGCCACCGCGGGCAGTGACCGGAGATCGAGCGTGGACCCGCCGCTGGCATCGGTCCGCGCGGCGCCCGCCGCACGGGGTTCGTCCGGGCCGCGGCGCACGCCCCCGCCCGGCGCGCTGACCGTCGTCCATGGTGCGACCGGCGCGGCGCGCGCCGTACCTCGCCCGCCGTTGATCCACCCGCTGGACGGCCTTGCCGCGTCCGCGTGA
- a CDS encoding nucleotide disphospho-sugar-binding domain-containing protein: MRVLVVSAPLVGHVFPLVPLAVALRDAGHDVLLATGGGGLAAADAGLPVHDVAPGFDFGRIALRVLPRHPFVARAELAGTAGTRGAGLLFGALNDQLTDPVVALATRWHPDLVLHEPFAVAGAVAAARLGVPAVRQENALFDGRDLVRATTARLGAALRRHGLTELPPPAAALAVAPPSVTTQDGWPMRYTSFVGGGELPAWLREPGDRPRILVTRSTLTGPGDRGPMPAVVAAAAQVDAEIVLVRPDHRSTRALPGNVRVVDWIPLDEALPATAALVHHGGAGSVFGALAAGLPQLATVGPGDRRHNAELVARRGAGLALRSRDITPRTLTRLLTDDGLRTAAGQVGREIAAMPPPSELVARLAALV, from the coding sequence ATGCGTGTCCTGGTGGTGTCCGCGCCGCTCGTCGGCCACGTCTTTCCGCTGGTGCCGCTCGCCGTCGCGCTACGCGACGCCGGCCACGACGTGCTGCTGGCGACCGGTGGCGGTGGCCTGGCCGCCGCCGACGCCGGCCTGCCGGTGCACGACGTCGCGCCGGGCTTCGACTTCGGCCGGATCGCGCTGCGCGTGCTGCCGCGCCACCCGTTCGTCGCCCGCGCCGAGCTGGCCGGCACGGCCGGCACCCGGGGCGCCGGCCTGCTCTTCGGGGCGCTCAACGACCAGCTCACCGATCCGGTCGTCGCGCTGGCCACCCGGTGGCATCCGGACCTGGTGCTGCACGAGCCGTTCGCGGTGGCCGGCGCGGTGGCCGCCGCCCGGCTGGGCGTGCCGGCGGTCCGGCAGGAGAACGCCCTCTTCGACGGTCGGGATCTGGTCCGCGCCACCACCGCCCGGCTCGGCGCCGCGCTGCGCCGGCACGGCCTGACCGAGCTGCCGCCGCCGGCCGCGGCCCTCGCCGTGGCCCCGCCGAGCGTGACCACGCAGGACGGCTGGCCGATGCGGTACACCTCCTTCGTCGGCGGCGGCGAACTACCGGCCTGGCTGCGCGAGCCGGGCGACCGGCCCCGGATCCTGGTCACCCGCAGCACCCTCACCGGCCCCGGCGACCGGGGGCCGATGCCCGCCGTGGTCGCGGCCGCCGCCCAGGTGGACGCCGAAATCGTGCTGGTCCGGCCGGACCATCGCTCGACCCGTGCGCTGCCCGGCAACGTCCGGGTGGTCGACTGGATCCCGCTCGACGAGGCGCTGCCGGCGACCGCGGCGCTGGTCCACCACGGCGGGGCGGGCAGCGTCTTCGGTGCCCTCGCCGCCGGCCTGCCGCAGCTGGCCACCGTCGGTCCGGGGGACCGGCGGCACAATGCCGAGCTGGTGGCCCGTCGTGGCGCCGGCCTGGCACTACGTTCCCGCGACATCACCCCGCGGACGCTGACCCGGCTGCTCACCGACGACGGCCTGCGGACCGCGGCTGGGCAGGTTGGCCGCGAGATCGCCGCGATGCCGCCGCCGTCCGAGCTGGTGGCCCGGCTGGCCGCGCTGGTCTGA
- a CDS encoding dienelactone hydrolase family protein — translation MRHVVLFHSVYGLRPAVRAAADRLRAAGHRVVTPDLYGVQATDTVEEGFALLDKIGQEVVLDRARAALRELPAQTVLAGFSMGAGVAGALLAERPDAAGLLLLHGTGGAPEAVRAGLPVQLHLADPDPYDAPDEVDEWRRAMSGAGADLTVFRYPEAGHLFTDPDLAEYAPDAAAATWPRVLAFLATP, via the coding sequence ATGCGACACGTCGTGCTGTTCCACTCCGTGTACGGGCTGCGGCCCGCTGTGCGCGCCGCCGCGGACCGGCTACGTGCCGCCGGGCACCGGGTCGTCACTCCCGACCTCTACGGCGTCCAGGCCACCGACACCGTCGAGGAGGGCTTCGCGCTGCTCGACAAGATCGGCCAGGAGGTGGTGCTCGACCGCGCCCGGGCGGCGCTGCGGGAGCTGCCGGCGCAGACCGTGCTGGCCGGTTTCTCGATGGGTGCCGGAGTGGCCGGGGCACTCCTGGCCGAACGCCCGGACGCCGCTGGTCTGCTCCTGCTGCACGGCACCGGTGGCGCGCCGGAAGCCGTCCGCGCCGGGCTGCCGGTCCAGCTGCATCTCGCCGACCCCGACCCGTACGACGCGCCGGACGAGGTCGACGAGTGGCGGCGGGCGATGTCCGGTGCCGGCGCCGACCTGACGGTGTTCCGCTACCCCGAGGCGGGGCACCTGTTCACCGACCCGGACCTCGCCGAGTACGCCCCGGACGCCGCCGCGGCGACCTGGCCGCGGGTGCTGGCCTTCCTCGCCACTCCCTGA
- the paaK gene encoding phenylacetate--CoA ligase PaaK has protein sequence MQDRTPRLEELEPIERVGVDELRDLQRERLRWSLWHAYDNVPHYRRAFDAAGVHPDDCRDLDDLARFPFTGKAELRENYPFGMFAVPRERVARLHASSGTTGRPTVVGYTRDDLRTWARLMARSIRASGGRPGDRVHVAYGYGLFTGGLGAHYGAEELGCTVIPVSGGMTERQVMLIRDFEPEVIMVTPSYMLAIVDEMQRQGLDPRATSLRVGIFGAEPWTEDMRREMEHRLDIHAVDIYGLSEVMGPGVATECVETKDGLHLWEDHFYPEIIDPLTGAVLPDGEQGELVLTSLTKEAMPVVRYRTRDLTRLLPGTARPMRRIEKITGRTDDMMIVRGVNVFPTQIEELILRTPQLSPHFQCVLDRQGRLDTLTVRVERRDGVAVDAAERAGATLVELVKNTIGVSVAVEVLAPDGVERSVGKMRRIVDQRRAG, from the coding sequence ATGCAGGACCGCACCCCTCGCCTGGAGGAGTTGGAGCCGATCGAGCGAGTCGGCGTCGACGAGCTACGCGACCTGCAACGCGAGCGGCTGCGCTGGTCGTTGTGGCACGCGTACGACAACGTGCCGCACTACCGTCGGGCGTTCGACGCGGCCGGGGTGCATCCCGACGACTGCCGCGACCTCGACGACCTGGCCCGTTTCCCGTTCACGGGCAAGGCGGAGCTGCGGGAGAACTACCCGTTCGGCATGTTCGCCGTGCCCCGCGAGCGGGTCGCCCGGCTGCACGCCTCCTCGGGCACCACCGGCCGGCCGACCGTGGTCGGCTACACCCGCGACGACCTGCGCACCTGGGCCCGGCTGATGGCCCGGTCGATCCGCGCGTCCGGCGGCCGTCCGGGCGACCGGGTGCACGTGGCGTACGGCTACGGGCTGTTCACCGGCGGGCTCGGCGCGCACTACGGCGCCGAGGAGTTGGGCTGCACCGTCATCCCGGTCTCCGGCGGCATGACCGAGCGCCAGGTCATGCTGATCCGCGACTTCGAACCCGAGGTCATCATGGTCACGCCCAGCTACATGCTGGCCATCGTGGACGAGATGCAGCGCCAGGGCCTGGACCCTCGGGCGACCTCGCTGCGGGTGGGCATCTTCGGCGCGGAACCGTGGACCGAGGACATGCGCCGGGAGATGGAGCACCGGCTGGACATCCACGCGGTCGACATCTACGGGCTCTCCGAGGTGATGGGCCCGGGTGTGGCCACCGAGTGCGTCGAGACAAAGGACGGGCTGCACCTCTGGGAGGACCACTTCTATCCCGAGATCATCGACCCGCTCACCGGCGCGGTGCTGCCCGACGGCGAGCAGGGCGAGCTGGTGCTCACCTCACTGACCAAGGAGGCGATGCCGGTGGTCCGCTACCGGACCCGGGACCTGACCCGGCTGCTGCCCGGTACCGCCCGCCCGATGCGCCGGATCGAGAAGATCACCGGCCGGACGGACGACATGATGATCGTGCGCGGGGTGAACGTCTTCCCGACCCAGATCGAGGAGCTGATTCTGCGGACCCCGCAGCTGTCGCCGCACTTCCAGTGCGTACTCGACCGGCAGGGCCGGCTGGACACCCTGACGGTGCGGGTCGAACGGCGGGATGGGGTCGCCGTGGACGCCGCCGAGCGCGCCGGCGCGACCCTGGTGGAGCTGGTGAAGAACACCATCGGGGTGAGCGTGGCGGTCGAGGTGCTCGCCCCGGACGGGGTGGAGCGTTCGGTGGGCAAGATGCGGCGCATCGTCGACCAGCGGCGGGCCGGCTGA
- the paaI gene encoding hydroxyphenylacetyl-CoA thioesterase PaaI produces MFAADAASRGLGIELVEAGDGAAVARMRVTERMLNGHAIAHGGFVFLLADTAFALACNSRGPVTVAAGGEITFVRPARAGDLLTARATERTRYGRSGIYDVTVARDDGEVVAEFRGRSRSSASPPST; encoded by the coding sequence ATGTTCGCCGCCGACGCGGCCTCGCGCGGTCTCGGCATCGAGCTGGTCGAGGCGGGCGACGGCGCGGCGGTGGCCCGGATGCGGGTGACCGAGCGGATGCTCAACGGCCACGCGATCGCGCACGGCGGCTTCGTCTTCCTGCTCGCCGACACGGCCTTCGCGCTGGCCTGCAACAGCCGGGGCCCGGTCACCGTCGCGGCGGGCGGTGAGATCACCTTCGTCCGGCCGGCGCGCGCCGGTGACCTGCTCACCGCCCGCGCCACCGAGCGCACCCGCTACGGCCGCAGCGGCATCTACGACGTCACGGTCGCGCGGGACGATGGCGAGGTGGTCGCGGAGTTCCGGGGCCGCAGCCGGTCATCGGCGTCGCCACCGTCGACATAG
- a CDS encoding DUF6766 family protein: MAEATTSNGRRSPGSTTAHRGAGRADRPPFRKPRWPKAYAFALVTGALFVFSWLGQFVFQLVVESNEATQHGQSFAWSEFLPQFFASTFENWQSEFLQLIWQAAGLALFYYWGSSQSRESDERIEAKLDALLRERNLDPENA; encoded by the coding sequence ATGGCCGAGGCCACCACGTCCAATGGCCGGCGCTCACCCGGCAGCACAACGGCCCACCGCGGCGCCGGGCGGGCCGACCGGCCACCGTTCCGTAAGCCGCGCTGGCCCAAGGCGTACGCCTTCGCCCTGGTCACCGGGGCGCTGTTCGTCTTCTCCTGGCTCGGCCAGTTCGTCTTCCAGCTGGTGGTCGAGAGCAACGAGGCGACCCAGCACGGGCAGTCCTTCGCCTGGAGCGAGTTCCTACCCCAGTTCTTCGCCTCCACCTTCGAGAACTGGCAGTCCGAGTTCCTCCAGTTGATCTGGCAGGCGGCCGGGCTGGCCCTCTTCTACTACTGGGGCTCGTCGCAGTCCCGTGAGTCCGACGAGCGGATCGAGGCCAAGCTCGACGCGCTGCTGCGGGAGCGGAACCTGGACCCGGAGAACGCTTGA
- a CDS encoding MarR family winged helix-turn-helix transcriptional regulator, whose protein sequence is MGIADDAVEIRAQGWRTLAALHGLIETSLERALQATHDLSVVEYTVLDALSRQDGWHMRMSQLARAAALSGSATTRLVNRLEQRGLLTRILCADDRRGIYTELTPAGSELLTRARPTHDQVLEDALAEAQATPELAPLVAALHRLPTTG, encoded by the coding sequence ATGGGCATCGCCGACGACGCGGTCGAGATCCGCGCGCAGGGCTGGCGCACCCTCGCCGCCCTGCACGGGCTGATCGAGACCTCCCTGGAGCGGGCGTTGCAGGCCACCCACGACCTGTCCGTCGTCGAGTACACGGTGCTCGACGCGCTCTCCCGGCAGGACGGCTGGCACATGCGGATGAGCCAGCTCGCGCGCGCCGCCGCGCTCTCCGGCAGCGCCACCACCCGCCTGGTCAACCGGCTCGAACAGCGGGGCCTGCTCACCCGGATCCTCTGCGCCGACGACCGGCGCGGCATCTACACCGAGCTGACCCCGGCCGGCTCCGAGCTGCTCACGCGGGCCCGACCCACCCACGACCAGGTGCTGGAGGACGCGCTGGCCGAGGCGCAGGCCACCCCTGAGCTGGCCCCGCTCGTGGCCGCGCTGCACCGGTTGCCGACGACCGGCTGA